Proteins encoded in a region of the Streptomyces akebiae genome:
- a CDS encoding SurA N-terminal domain-containing protein, translating to MHRRRRTALLLSAAITAAAPLLTACGGDAHPGAAAVVGDDRITVAQLENRVNEVRAAQRAASTDESQYQQVVAQSSALTRNTLNGMVLEKVLDQALEDAGVTVTRKEVQQYRSGLETEAGGAEALEAAYLQRYSVAPEQLEDSLRSDVEVQKLATALGADLNSQEGGTVFWKALSQASEKLDVDLNPRYGSWGVDKASGRVGLLEAKTPWVKDVTGTGSQEPA from the coding sequence TTGCACCGCCGCCGTCGCACCGCGCTCCTCCTCTCCGCCGCGATCACCGCCGCAGCGCCGCTCCTCACCGCCTGCGGAGGCGATGCGCATCCCGGCGCGGCGGCCGTCGTCGGCGACGACCGGATCACCGTCGCGCAACTGGAGAACCGGGTGAACGAGGTGCGCGCCGCCCAGCGTGCCGCCAGCACGGACGAGAGCCAGTACCAGCAGGTCGTCGCCCAGAGCAGCGCCCTCACCCGCAACACCCTGAACGGCATGGTCCTGGAGAAGGTCCTCGACCAGGCGCTGGAGGACGCGGGTGTGACCGTCACCCGCAAGGAGGTCCAGCAGTACCGTTCCGGCCTGGAGACGGAGGCCGGCGGCGCCGAGGCCCTCGAAGCGGCCTACCTGCAGCGCTACAGCGTCGCCCCCGAGCAGTTGGAGGACAGCCTCCGCAGCGATGTCGAGGTGCAGAAACTCGCCACCGCCCTCGGCGCCGACCTGAACAGCCAGGAGGGCGGCACCGTCTTCTGGAAGGCCCTCTCGCAGGCCTCCGAGAAACTCGACGTCGACCTCAACCCCCGCTACGGCAGCTGGGGCGTCGACAAGGCCTCCGGCCGCGTCGGCCTGCTGGAGGCCAAGACACCTTGGGTGAAGGACGTCACGGGAACGGGGTCGCAGGAGCCGGCGTGA